CACAAGACagttattagtttaatttgaggacaagtggagaaaaaactaaacaagtaACCAATGATTCCTGGGGCAAAACAATCTCACATctgtatttgtatatttatattttactttgtaatgACTGAAACTGGGTTGACCTCTAAAAAGTCTAATGTAAAGAAACTCATACGTGGTGGAGCATTGTGGGACTACTTGGAGATGCGGCTCATGGTGAGCAGAGACAGGACTGTCAAGAACAGGTGAGGCCCTGAACTCGACACCAGTCTCTCCTCCCTGAGACTTCTCACTTGTGCAAcaactgtaaaataaagaaaaaaataaaattaattctgtGGTGGCATACACCTCTATAACGACAACTTAAAAATAGATGATAGAATATTAAACTGCAGTTGATGAAGTTTTAATTTACCTCATTTCTGTCACTGAAGGTGAATGGATTGTGACCGCGTCCACATCTTGTTGGAGATggctctgctttttcttttaagtatACACAGATGAAATCAGTCAGACCATGCTAAGATTTAAAAATTGCAACcccttttctttgctgcttatttattaaaataatcagctCTGCTATACATACCTTGTTAAGAAGACGCCAACAATGCCAGAAGGAGGTTTTTCTAGTTCTAGGAGCCTCGCTGGTTGTGATGGTAGAAGGAGAGGGTGCTTCTGTCTGCTGGCTGATATCAGTAAgataagcagaaaatgtcagGTTTTGGATGTCCAAGTCATTtgtggcagggaaaaaaaaaaaaattaaaaccatgtgGAAACAAATTAGGattgttataaaactttacctCTTCTGAAGACTTAAGCTTTCGCCATTCCCAGAGCGTAAATCACTTTGAGGGCTTATCtgtttaaaagttgtaaaaacagatatttaagtttgataatgttaccttttcacaaattagtagcaacaagtcaaactaaattacaatcaaattgagtggaaatcatcttagtgcattaagtcaaatcagcagattacacaaagaatcaggttcataccttttgttttttccaaatgcaggaaaacatcttcacaCTTACTGAGCAAAGTATCTCAAAAACCGTGATAAATTTAAGCAAGTACTTCTCTATCGCCGTAATATATGGAAAGTGGGTTTTCAAATGTCTGTTAAGGGATATCTTAAGTGCTgatatttgaatgaaatcattttggcaTCATGCGGACGCATAATAACCTAgcagctgttcaaaaataaacatcttaagtgtatttgtgtacatttttaaaaacacaattgttggggcctcccatagcaacaattagagatataataCAATTCTATGCCCCattaaaaacatagaaattaaaattcactgtttttcaggctttactatgttgtcatactttcatgtagaaacacagtttaactttctgtttttagagaaatccatcatattgttttaaaattgaagacactattttcataccacctacggtttcttcaaattttgcattgaagtgccacaaactttacatgtaaaaccaacagctgcatttagacgGTAGTTCGTTAGAGTGGGAGGAGGGAATTAGGGAGTTTTtcctacataaaataataaaatataaaactgctgttgatgaaaactgctgttttacctcctttctgtcacagagggtgacaggattgtgaccctgtccacattttgtgggagatgggtctgctttttcttctaaatccacacagatgagctcagactgtgctgacactcacaaattacaaccacttttctttgctgcttattaattaaaatgatcagctcTGCTATACATACCTTGTTATGAAGAGACCAGCGTTGCCAGAAGGAGGTTTTTCTAGTCCTGGGAGCCTCGCTGGTATCAGGGGTTGTGGTGGAAATGGGAGACCATGCCTCTCTCTGTAGCCTGATAtcagaaaaataagcagaaaatgtcaaatttgtgggtgtccaagtcatttgttacaggaaaataaagtctgataaattaaaactatgTGGAAACAAGTTAGGattgttataaaactttacctCTTCTGCAGACTTGCGCTATCACCATCTCCAGAGCGTACATCCCCTGGAgggcttttctgttaaaaagttgtaaaaacagatattaaagtttgataatgttaccttttcacaaattagtagcaacaagtcaaactaaattacgatcaaattgagtggaaatcatcttagtgcattaagtcaaatcagcagattacacaaagaatcaggttcataccctttgttttttccaaatgcaggaaaacatcttcacaCTTACTGAGCAAAGTATCTCAAAAACCGTGATAAATTTAAGCAAGTACTTCTCTATCGCCGTAATATATGGAAAGTGGGTTTTCAAATGTCTGTTAAGGGATATCTTAAGTGCTgatatttgaatgaaatcattttggcaTCATGCGGACGCATAATAACCTAgcagctgttcaaaaataaacatcttaagtgtatttgtgtacatttttaaaaacacaattgttggggcctcccatagcaacaattagagatataataCAATTCTATGCCCCattaaaaacatagaaattTAAATTCACTGTTTTTCAGGCTTTACTATGTTGTCATACTTTCATgtagaaacacagtttaactttctgtttttagagaaatccatcatattgttttaaaattgaagacactattttcataccaccttcggtttctccaaattttgcattgaagtgccacaaactttacatggaaaaccaacagctgcatttagacgGTAGTTTGTTAGAGTGGGAGGAGGGAATTAGGGAGTTTTttctacataaaataataaaatataaaactgctgttgatgaaaactgctgttttacctcctttctgtcacagagggtgacaggattgtgaccctgtccacattttgtgggagatgggtctgctttttcttctaaatccaCACAGATGAGCTCAAACTGTGCTGACACTCACAAATTAcaaccacttttctttgctgcttattaattaaaatgatcagctcTGCTATACATACCTTGTTATGAAGAGACCAGCGTTGCCAGAAGGAGGTTTTTCTAGTCCTGGGAGCCTCGCTGGTATCAGGGGTTGTGGTGGAAATGGGAGACCATGCCTCTCTCTGTAGCCTGATAtcagaaaaataagcagaaaatgtcaaatttgtgggtgtccaagtcatttgttacaggaaaataaagtctgataaattaaaactatgTGGAAACAAGTTAGGattgttataaaactttacctCTTCTGCAGACTTGCGTTATCACCATCTCCAGAGCGTACATCCCCTGGAgggcttttctgttaaaaagttgtaaaaacagatatttaagtttgataatgttaccttttcacaaattagtagcaacaagtcaaactaaattacgatcaaattgagtggaaatcatcttagtgcattaagtcaaatcagcagattacacaaagaatcaggttcataccctttgttttttccaaatgcaggaaaaca
The Fundulus heteroclitus isolate FHET01 chromosome 9, MU-UCD_Fhet_4.1, whole genome shotgun sequence genome window above contains:
- the LOC118564249 gene encoding uncharacterized protein LOC118564249 yields the protein MRRWRPLLGGCKYCGLYKSPPGDVRSGDGDNASLQKRLQREAWSPISTTTPDTSEAPRTRKTSFWQRWSLHNKKSPPGDVRSGDGDSASLQKRLQREAWSPISTTTPDTSEAPRTRKTSFWQRWSLHNKISPQSDLRSGNGESLSLQKSQQTEAPSPSTITTSEAPRTRKTSFWHCWRLLNKKKQSHLQQDVDAVTIHSPSVTEMSCCTSEKSQGGETGVEFRASPVLDSPVSAHHEPHLQVVPQCSTTIQCTGDFGDVEDGGLDGSSASSREGDSQTGQNSRVEETVLSSTATAQIINNQEDCKESEADVQDNIQPASESQDKTPEKEWYENCLVWIQDV